Proteins from a genomic interval of Bradyrhizobium sp. CCBAU 53340:
- a CDS encoding SDR family oxidoreductase, translating into MSQRTILVLGASGLIGRFVTDDLRTRGFRVVGLARSLLPAQKTSALDLERPILSLDAAALARLLSEHAVDVVVNCLGVLQDGPGSDTNAVHRDFVARLLQAIAGSGRAIRLVHISIPGNADADRTAFATTKREAERLIAASGIPHAILRPGFVVAPSAYGGSAMLRALAAFPLDLPAKEMATPFQPVAVDDISATIAWLAARDVDDASVRAVSWDLMQSEPITMAGVIKQFRLAFGTAGWPHIAMPDFMLDLGAKIGDLANRLGWMPPMRSTAIAELRRGVRGDPSAWIAATGIVPRTLMEAIGRHPATIQDVWFARLFLIKALIIASLVAFWLVSGFIALFVSYRAAAGILTAHHFPPSLVDPITTGTSLMDMSIGVLIAFRRTAAIGLVAGIVASLGYMFGAAILTPDLWIEPLGALVKTGPAIVLMLVALLMLDNR; encoded by the coding sequence ATGAGCCAGCGAACCATTTTGGTGCTCGGAGCCTCCGGCCTGATCGGCCGCTTCGTCACCGACGATCTGCGCACGCGTGGTTTTCGCGTGGTCGGTCTCGCGCGCAGCCTGCTGCCGGCGCAGAAGACGAGCGCGCTCGATCTTGAGCGACCGATCCTGTCACTCGATGCCGCCGCGCTGGCGCGCCTGCTCAGCGAGCACGCCGTGGATGTCGTCGTGAATTGCCTCGGCGTGCTGCAGGACGGCCCCGGCAGCGACACCAATGCCGTGCATCGCGATTTCGTCGCGCGCCTGCTTCAAGCCATTGCCGGCAGCGGTCGTGCGATCCGGCTGGTGCACATCTCAATTCCCGGCAACGCTGATGCCGATCGTACCGCCTTCGCTACCACCAAGCGCGAGGCGGAGCGGCTGATCGCGGCCTCCGGCATCCCCCACGCCATCCTGCGGCCCGGCTTCGTGGTCGCGCCGTCAGCCTATGGCGGCAGCGCCATGCTGCGCGCGCTCGCCGCCTTCCCATTGGATCTGCCGGCGAAGGAAATGGCGACGCCTTTTCAGCCTGTCGCGGTCGATGATATCTCCGCGACCATCGCCTGGCTTGCCGCGCGCGACGTCGATGATGCCTCCGTCCGGGCCGTGAGCTGGGACCTCATGCAATCCGAACCGATCACGATGGCTGGCGTCATCAAGCAGTTTCGCCTTGCGTTCGGCACGGCCGGATGGCCGCACATCGCAATGCCTGACTTCATGCTCGATCTGGGCGCCAAGATCGGCGATCTCGCCAACAGGCTCGGCTGGATGCCGCCGATGCGCTCCACCGCCATCGCCGAGCTCCGCCGCGGCGTGCGAGGCGATCCCTCGGCGTGGATCGCCGCCACGGGCATCGTGCCCAGGACGCTGATGGAAGCGATCGGGCGCCATCCCGCCACCATCCAGGACGTCTGGTTCGCGCGGCTGTTCCTGATCAAGGCGCTGATCATTGCGAGCCTGGTCGCGTTCTGGCTCGTCTCCGGCTTCATCGCGCTGTTCGTGTCCTACCGCGCTGCCGCTGGTATTTTGACTGCGCACCATTTTCCGCCTTCGCTGGTCGATCCCATCACGACAGGCACCAGCCTGATGGACATGAGCATCGGCGTGCTGATTGCCTTCCGCCGCACCGCCGCGATCGGGCTCGTTGCCGGCATCGTCGCCTCGCTCGGCTACATGTTCGGCGCGGCGATCCTGACGCCAGATCTCTGGATCGAGCCGCTCGGCGCGCTCGTGAAGACAGGTCCGGCAATCGTGCTGATGCTCGTTGCGCTTCTGATGCTGGACAATCGCTGA
- a CDS encoding dienelactone hydrolase family protein: MRLFNTVALLPLLTLLTAPPLCAQVTFGPSGPEGEPLRRQDWRVPSPDTDIAARALLFRPAGTGPFRLAVIAHASTQNVLRRAQMPQPDYRALSAFLVARGFAVLVPERLGHGATGGRYIEDQGGCDEADYVRAGRATAQEILFASKYLQKQDFIRKDAAVVIGHSAGGWGALALANGDPKEISAIIAFAPGRGGHANDEPNKICAPHTLLAAAAEFGKAARIPVTSLVAANDSYFSPAFSKTLADAFRSDGGKDDLRTLPAVGTEGHWMIETEAGVQAATSELARALNLPKPAATKKP, translated from the coding sequence ATGCGGCTCTTCAACACAGTTGCGCTCCTGCCTTTGCTGACCCTGCTAACCGCGCCGCCTCTGTGCGCACAGGTCACGTTCGGGCCATCGGGCCCGGAAGGAGAGCCGCTTCGCCGCCAGGACTGGCGCGTGCCGTCGCCGGATACCGACATTGCCGCACGCGCGCTGTTGTTTCGCCCCGCAGGCACTGGTCCCTTCCGGCTCGCCGTGATCGCACATGCGTCGACGCAGAACGTGCTCCGTCGCGCGCAAATGCCGCAGCCCGACTATCGCGCGCTGTCCGCGTTTCTGGTCGCGCGCGGTTTTGCCGTGCTGGTGCCGGAGCGGCTCGGCCATGGCGCGACCGGCGGCCGCTATATCGAGGACCAGGGCGGCTGCGACGAAGCGGACTATGTCCGCGCGGGCCGAGCCACCGCCCAAGAGATATTGTTCGCATCAAAATATCTGCAGAAGCAGGATTTTATTCGCAAGGATGCCGCGGTCGTGATCGGCCATTCGGCCGGCGGTTGGGGCGCGCTCGCGCTCGCAAATGGTGATCCGAAAGAAATATCCGCGATCATTGCCTTTGCACCCGGGCGCGGCGGTCACGCCAATGATGAACCGAACAAGATCTGCGCGCCGCATACGCTCCTCGCCGCCGCGGCCGAATTCGGCAAGGCGGCGCGCATTCCCGTCACGTCGCTGGTCGCAGCCAATGACAGCTATTTCTCGCCGGCATTCTCGAAAACTCTGGCGGATGCGTTTCGCAGCGACGGCGGCAAGGACGATCTCCGCACGCTGCCCGCCGTGGGGACCGAGGGCCACTGGATGATCGAGACCGAGGCAGGCGTTCAGGCCGCAACCAGCGAGCTCGCGCGGGCGCTGAACCTGCCCAAGCCCGCAGCGACCAAGAAGCCATGA
- a CDS encoding DUF2269 domain-containing protein: protein MTLYFLVKYLHVLGAIVILGTGTGIAFFMLMAHRTDSADFIARTASVVVIADTIFTLSAVILQPVTGGLLMMLSATSITERWILASLALYAVAGMFWIPVVFMQIEMRDLARKAAEQGVALPERYFVLFRRWFAFGFPGFGATMLILWLMIAKPF from the coding sequence ATGACGCTGTATTTCCTGGTCAAATATCTGCACGTGCTCGGCGCCATCGTCATCCTCGGCACCGGAACCGGCATCGCCTTTTTCATGCTGATGGCGCATCGCACTGACAGCGCCGATTTCATCGCGCGCACGGCGTCGGTGGTGGTGATTGCGGATACGATCTTCACGCTGTCGGCCGTGATCCTGCAACCGGTCACCGGCGGCTTGCTGATGATGCTCTCTGCCACATCGATCACTGAGCGCTGGATTCTGGCCTCGCTCGCGCTCTATGCCGTTGCGGGCATGTTCTGGATTCCCGTCGTCTTCATGCAGATCGAGATGCGCGATCTCGCGCGCAAGGCCGCCGAGCAAGGTGTCGCGCTGCCGGAGCGCTACTTCGTCCTGTTTCGCCGCTGGTTCGCGTTCGGCTTCCCCGGCTTCGGCGCCACGATGCTGATCCTGTGGTTGATGATCGCAAAGCCGTTCTGA